Below is a genomic region from Rhodospirillum centenum SW.
TAGCCGCCCACCTTGTACTCCTTGTCCGTCAGGTTGCGGCCGTGCAGCCCCACCCGCCAGCGCTCGTCGTCGGAGGTCCAGACGATGGAGGCGTCGAACAGGGTGTAGGCGTCCTGGTCCAGCAGCGGGCTGGGGATCTCGAACATGCTGGCGTCGTCGCGGAAGGCGGCGGACCCGCTGAAGGTCAGCGACCCGCGCTCGCCCATGTCGTGCAGGTAGGTCAGGATCACGGCCGCGTTCCATTCCGGCGTGTTCTGGAAAACGCGCTGGTCGGACACGTCCACGAACTGGCCGGTGGTGATGTCGTAGGTCAGGAACTCGTCGAACTCGGCATGGGTGTAGCCCAGCACGAAGCTGGCCGAGAGCGCATCGGTGACCGAGAGGTTGCCCTCCGCCTCGAAGCCGTAGATCTCGGAGCTGCCGACATTGTCCACGAAGCTGGCGATGCCGGATGTGGCCGGGACCTGGGTCGTGATCTGCTGCCCGTCATACTTGGAATAGAAGCCGGCGAGGTTCAGGGTCAGCCGCTCGAAATACTGGCCCTTCAGGCCGATCTCGTAGCTGTCCACCGTCTCCGGATCGTAGCCGTTGACCGTGTTCGGCGTCAGCACGGCGTCGCCGCGCATGTCGAAGCCGCCCGACTTGAAGCCCCGGCTGTAGGAGGCATAGGCCGTCAGGTCCGCGGTCGGCTGCCAGGTCAGGCTGAAGCGGGGGGTGAACTCGTCGAAGTCGCGGTCGTTCGTGTAGTCCGTGCGGATCAGCGCCGGCGGCTGCGCGATGCCGCCGAATTCGGGGCTGCGGATGCCGGCATAGTTGGCGCGGAAGACGGTGCCTTCCTTCTCGTCCAGCGTGTAGCGCAGCCCGACGGAGGCGGAGAGCTGGTCGGTCAGGTCGAAGCTGACATCGGCGAAGGCGGCGTAGCTCTCCGTCTTCACCTCGCCTGCGGTCAGGATGGTCAGGCCCAGATTGCCCAGCACCGTGTCGAAGGCGCCCGAGGCGTTGGCGTCCAGGTAATAGAGCCCGAACACCCCCTGCCAGCCGGCTCCCTGGTAGAGAAGCTGGAGTTCCTGGCTGAACTGGTCGTCCTTGTAGAAGGCGGGCACGTCCAGGATCGGGCCGGGCGTGCTGTCGAAGTCGATCAGCGTGTCGGTGTCGCCCTGGCGGTAGGCGGTGATGGACTTCAGCGTGATCGTGTCCGTCGCCTGCCACTCGCCCAGCAGCGACAGGCCGTCATTCTTGACGCTGTTGTCGTCGCCGGCGCCGGCGCGGGTGTCGAACACGTCGTCCAGCACGGGGGCGGAGCCGCCGGGCAGGGGCGTCAGGCGGTGGCCGTGCTTGGCGTTGGAACCGTCCTCCGTCCGGTCGTAGGACAGGCGGAAGAAGGTCGTCTCGGTCGGCGTCAGCTCCAGCGCCAGCCGGCCGGCGCCCACGTCCTTGTCGTAGTGGTCGGCCCCGCTGAACAGGTTCTCGCCGTAGCCGTCGCGGGTGTAGAGCGCGAAGGCGCCGCCGATGGACAGCTTGTTCTCCACCAGCGGCAGCCCGCCCGAGACGATCAGGTCGCGCTGGCCGTCGGTGCCGATGTTGGTCTTGAGGCGCAGCTCGCTCTCGTTGCCGATGCGCCGGGTCACGTATTTCACGGCGCCGCCGATGGTGTTGCGGCCGTAGAGCGTGCCCTGCGGCCCGCGCAGCACCTCGATCCGCTCGATGTCGAAGATGTCCAGCACGGCGCCCTGGGGGCGGGCGACATAGACATCGTCCACATAGAGCCCCACGCCCGGCTCGAAGCCCCACAGCGGGTCCTGCTGGCCGACGCCGCGGATGAAGGCGATCAGGGTGGAGTTTGAGCCGCGCGCCACCTGGAGCGTCATGTTGGGGGTGGTGCGCTGCAGTCCGGTGATGTCCGGCACGCCGCGCAGGTCCAGCGTCTCACCCGTGAAGGCGGAGACGGAGACCGGCACGTCCTGCAAGGATTCCTCGCGGCGCCGGGCGGTGACGACGATCTCCTCCACCGGGCCGGCGCGGGGCGCCGTCCGGCCCGTCTGGGCGGCGGCCGGCTGGTGCAGGCCGGCGACGGCGGTGGTGGCGAACAGCAGTCCCGTCAGGGTTCTCCGCAGCATGGTCATTGGGCGTCCCTTCCTGTTGGGCGCGGGTCTTTCGTCAGCCCGCGCGTTGTGAGCCGCGGAGGGGCAGCCCCGCGGCGAAGTCCCGGATGGTGCGGTTGAAAAGCTCCGGCTCCTCCAGATGCGGCGCATGGCCGGAGCGGGCGAACGCCACCCGCCGCGCGCCCGCCCCCAGCGCCGCCTCCAGCCAGTCGGCGGTCTCCGGCGGGTAGAGCCGGCTCAGCGCGCCGGAGGCGATCAGCGTGGGCAGGGTCGGCCCGGGCAGGTGCGCGCGGAAATCCTGCGCGGTCAGCGATCCCCACAGCGCCGCCATGGCAGCGGGGTCGTTGTCGCGGATCTGCGCCGCGGCCCAGGCGGTCAGGTCGGCGCGCTCGGCCTCCAGCCCGGCGGCGAACAGCCGCCGCGCCACCCGCGGCACCAGGGCCGGCCAGTCGGCGGCCATGGCCTCCAGCACCTGGGCGGTGGGCCGGCGGGACTGGCTGCCCGGCAGGCCGAGCGTCCAGCCGTCGCCGTTCAGCACGCGGGGAGCCATGTCCACCACCACCATCCCGGCGAGGCGGGGGGCGGCCCCGTCCAGCAGCGCCCGCCACAGCACCATGGCGCCCATCGACCAGCCGACGGCCAGCGCATCCTCCAGTCCCAGCGCATCCAGCAGGGTGCGCAGGTCGTCGGCCAGTTGCTCGATGGTGGGGCGCTCCGCCGGCCGGCGCGAGCGGCCGTGGCCGCGCAGATCCACCGCGATCACCCGGAAGCCGTCCACCAGCCCGGCGCGCTGCGGCCCGAAGAAGCCGGCATGCGTGGCCCAGCCGTGCAGCAGCAGCAGCGGCCTGCCGCTGCCGCTGTCGTCGAAAGCGATGCGTGCGCCGTCGCCGGCGACGATCTCACCCATGGGCGCCTGCCTCCCCTGACCGTCCGTCTCCGGCGGTGCGGGCACCGCGGGCGGAGGGCTTCCCTGCAGGAACTGCTTGTGCATTTTCCCCATGCTTGCGACAAACTGAAACCTGAGTCAATGTTCAAGTCAGGGAGCCGGAGGGGGCACGGGTGCGGTCACAGGGAACGGCACGGGGCGCGGCGCAGGCCAGGGCGCAAGGTACGACGCAAGGTACGGCGCAGGGGGGGGCGGCACCGGACAGGCCCGCGGCGGCGCTGCGGGGCACGGACCAGGACGCGGCGGCCGGCAAGGCCCCCCGGACCGAGCGCGGCAAGCGCACCTTGCAGCGCCTTCTTGACGCCGCGGCGCAGGAGTTCGGGGAGCGCGGCTACCACGAGGCGTCGATCAGCGGGATCACGCAGCGGGCCGGGGCGGCGCTGGGCAGCTTCTACACCTACTTCGACAGCAAGGAGCAGATCTTCCGCGCCCTGGTCGGCCACATGGGCCGGTTGACCCGCCGCCGCATCGCCGAGAAGGTGGCCCGCGCGCCGGACCGGCTGACGGCGGAGCGGCTGGGGATCGAGGCCTTCATCGAGTTCGCGCGCAGCCACAAGGACCTGTACCGCATCATCATGGAGGCGCAGTTCGTCGCGGAGGACGCCTACCGCGACTACTACGCCTCCTTCGCCGAGGCGTACCGCAGCAACCTTGCCCATGCCGCCGATGCCGGGGAGATCCGGCCCGGCCCGGCGGAGGAACGGGCCTGGGCCCTGATCGGGATGAGCGTCTTCCTGGGCCTGCGCTACGGGGTGTGGAGCCAGGACCGCTCCCCGGCGGAGATCGCGGCCGCCGCGGCGGAGATCATCTCCCACGGGCTCGCGCCCGCGGGCGGGGACAGCGGCCCCGGCGGAGGAACGCCGACGGACTGAGGCGGACGGAAAAGGACGCCCGCAAAGGGCGCCGGAACGGGGGAAACGCATGACGCTGGATCTGTTCGACATCACGGCGAAACGCGCCGCCCTGCGGCCGGACCGCTGTGCGCTGGAGGAGCTGGAGACCGGCTTCCGCCTGACCTACCGCGGGCTGGAGGACCGCTGCGCCCGCGCCGCGGCCGTGCTGGCGGATGAGGGGGTGGGGGAGGGCGACCGGGTGGCGGTGCTCTGCCGCAACCGCATCGACTTCTTCGTGCTGCTGTTCGCCGTGGCGAAGCTGGGCGCCATCCTGGTGCCGCTGAACTGGCGGATGCCGGCGGCGGAACTGAAGCCGTTGCTGGCCGACTGCACGCCCCGGCGCGTCGTCGCCGGACAGGAGGACATGGCCACGGCCGCCGCCGCGTCCGGCACGCCGCCGTTGGGGCTGGACGATCCCGGCCCGCACGGCTTCGCGGCCCGGCTGGCCGCCGCCGTCCCGCATCCGGGCCGGGAGCGCTGGCCGGGCGGGCAGGTCTGGTATCTGATCTACACCTCCGGCACGACCGGGCGGCCGAAGGCGGTGATCTACACCTACGCCATGGCCCTGGTGAACTATGTGAACATCGGGCAGGCCATCGACCTGCGCGGCGACGACCGCACGCTGAACTTCCTGCCGCTGTTCCATACGGCCGGCATCAACCTGCACACGCTGCCGACCCTGATCGCCGGCGGCACGGTGATGATCCTGCCGGGCTTCGACGCCGATGCGATGATCGGGCTGCTGGCCGCGGGGCGGCTGGACACCTTCTTCGGTGTGCCGGCGGTCTACCAGCAGCTCGGCCTGCATCCCGCCTTCGACACGGTGGACCCGGCCCGGGTGCGGAGCTGGGGCTGCGGCGGCGCGCCCCTGCCCGACGCCCTGGCGGAGCGCTTCTTCGCCCGTGGCGTCCGGGTCTGCAACGGCATGGGCATGACGGAGACGGGGCCGACCGCCTTCCTGGTCGATCCGGCCGACGCCCCGCGCAAGATCGGCAGCGTCGGCAAGCCCCAGCTTCTCTGCGCGGTCCGCATCGTCGGACCGGACGGGCGCGACGTGCCGCCGGGGGAGACGGGGGAGCTGTGGTTCTCCGGACCCGGCGTCACGCCCGGCTACTGGAACCGGCCGGACGCCACGGCGGCGGCCTTCGCGCCGGGCGGCTGGCTGCGCTCGGGCGACCTCGCCCGCTGCGATGCCGACGGCTACTACTACATCGTCGGACGGCTGAAGGAGATGTTCATCTCCGGCGGGGAGAACGTCTATCCGGCGGAGGTGGAGAACGTGCTGGTCCGCCACCCCGCCGTGCTGGAGGCCGCCGTCACCGGCGTGCCCGACGACCGCTGGGGCGAGGTCGGCCGCGCCTTCCTGATGCTCCGGCCGGGCTGCGCGCCGCCCGATCCGGGGGACCTCGCGGCGTGGTGCCGCGAGCGGCTGGCCGCCTACAAGGTGCCGAAGAGCTTCGTCTTCCTTGACGACTTCCCCCGCACCGCGGCGGGCAAGGTCCAGAAGCACCGGCTGCACGACGCGGGAGGAAAGTCATGACGGCACTGACGGCTTCGGCGGTCCTGGACCGCACCCTGACCCAGGCGGAGTTCGACCGCTTCGCCCGCCTCTCCGGCGACGACAACCCGATCCATGTGGACCCGGACTTCGCGGCCCGCACCCGCTTCGGCCGGACCGTGGCGCACGGGGTCCTGCTCTGTTCCATCCTGCGCGGGCTGGCCGACCGGATCGCGCCCGGCGCGCGGCAGCTTTCCCAGGCCGTGCGCTTCCCCGCCCCCACCTACGCCGGCGAGCCGATGCGGTTCGAGGCATGGCAGGATCCGGCCGGGCCGGCGGGGGCCGGCATTCCCGTCAACCTCCGGGTCAGCCGGATCGCGGACGGCACCGTCACCTGCGACGGGACCTGTATCCTCGACCCGGACGGACGCGCCGGCGCCCCCCCGCCGCCGGACACGCTTGCGCCGGCCACGGCCACGGCGGCGGAGATGACGCGCCGTTTCGGCGCGGCCGACGTGGCGGACTGGCTCGCCCTGGGTGGGGCGGCCCCGTCGGGCGGGGTGCCGGAACCGCTGATCGGGGCGCTGTTCTCCTGCCTGCTGGGCGTCCGGCTGCCGGGGCTGGGCACCAACTACCTGAAGCAGGAGACCCTGTTCCACGCCTCCGCCCCGCTGGAGGAGGCGCTGACCGCCCGCGTCGCCGTCACCCGCGTGCGGCCGGAGAAGGCGCTGGTCGATCTGGAGACGACCTGCCGCACGGCGGACGGAACCCTGGTCGCCAGCGGCCGCGCCCTGGTCTATGTCGGGGACGTGGCCGACCCTCCGCGCGCTTAGGCCGGCCCCGTCCCGCTCAGGCAGCCGCCTGGACCGTCTTGCCGAGGCCCAGCAGTGCGCGCGCTTCGGCCGGGCTGGCGATCTCGCGGCCGGCCTCGCGCGCGATCCCGGCCAGCGCCTCGATCAGCCGGGCGTTGCTGTCCGCCCGCGCCCCGTCGGGCAGGTAGAAGGTATCCTCCAGCCCGGTGCGCAGGTGCCCGCCCAGCTCGGCGGAGCGGCGGTGGACCGGCCAGATCTCCTGCCGCCCGATCAGCGTCGTCTGCCAGGGCGAGCCGTCGGCGATGTAGCGGGTCAGGACCGGCAGCAGGTCCGCGTCCGCCGGCATGCCCGACGCGACGCCCATGACGAAGTTGTACTGCGGCCGGCCGCGGACCATGCCGGTCTGGCGGTAAAGCTCCACGGAGCGGACGATGCCCACGTCGAAGCACTCGAACTCCGGCACCGAGCCGATCTCGTAGATCACGTCCAGATAGCCCTGCACCTTCTCCACCGGGTTGTCGAACACCATCGGCGGCCAGGCCCAGCGCCCGTCGGACGTGGCCTTGAGGTAGTTCAGCGTGCCGGCGTTGGCGGCGGAGATCTCCGGCCGCACCGCCCGCAGGCAGGAGAGGGGGCCGGCGATGTCCGGCCCGACATGGCCGCTGGTGGAGTTGATGATGAGGTCCGGGCACTCCGCCCGGATCGCCTCCACCACCGCCGCGGCGACGGCCGGGTCCCAGCTCGGGAAGTGGCCCATGCCCGGCTCCTGCCGGCGGTAGTGGATATGGACGATGGCGGCCCCGGCGTCGCGCGCGCCGCGGGCCGCAGCGGCCATCTGTTCCGGCGTCACCGGGACGTTGAACCGCGTGGGGTCGGTCAGCACGCCGTTCAGGGCGGCGGTGAGAATCACCTTGCTCATGGCGCTCGCTCCTCTGTTCGGGCGGGGCGGTTCAGTCCTCGGCCAGCACGCGGGGCGTCACCGCCCGGTGGAAGCCGTCGAAGGCCGGGGCGGGCTTCGCCTTCGGCATCGGCCAGTTGGGCTTGACGTTGGGGGCGGCGCCGTCCACCCGCAGGGTGGAACCGGAGACGAAGGACGCCGCCGGCGACAGCAGGAAGACGATGGCCGCCGACACCTCCGCCTCCAGGCCCAGCCGACCCAGCGGCACGCTGGCCGCCAGCGTGCGGATGGTGTCCTTCATGTGCGGCGGGTATTTGTCCATGCCGCTGGAGGCGATCCAGCCGGGGGCGACGGCGTTGACCCGGACATGGCAGGGCGCCCATTCCAGGGCCGCCGTCTCGGTGAAGTTGACCATGCCGGCGCGGGCGGCGCCGGAATGGCCCATGCCGGGCATGCCGTGCCACATGTCGGCGACGATGTTGACGATGCTG
It encodes:
- a CDS encoding SDR family oxidoreductase; the encoded protein is MYRSVFRDGLFAGKTVIVTGGGSGIGRCTAHELAALGADVALIGRNPEKLETVRAEIAEDGGSAACFPLDIREEGPVEETVGRVLERFGRIDGLVNNAGGQFPAPLAAISLKGWEAVVKTNLTGGFLMAKACFLRWMAENGGSIVNIVADMWHGMPGMGHSGAARAGMVNFTETAALEWAPCHVRVNAVAPGWIASSGMDKYPPHMKDTIRTLAASVPLGRLGLEAEVSAAIVFLLSPAASFVSGSTLRVDGAAPNVKPNWPMPKAKPAPAFDGFHRAVTPRVLAED
- a CDS encoding acyl-CoA synthetase, giving the protein MTLDLFDITAKRAALRPDRCALEELETGFRLTYRGLEDRCARAAAVLADEGVGEGDRVAVLCRNRIDFFVLLFAVAKLGAILVPLNWRMPAAELKPLLADCTPRRVVAGQEDMATAAAASGTPPLGLDDPGPHGFAARLAAAVPHPGRERWPGGQVWYLIYTSGTTGRPKAVIYTYAMALVNYVNIGQAIDLRGDDRTLNFLPLFHTAGINLHTLPTLIAGGTVMILPGFDADAMIGLLAAGRLDTFFGVPAVYQQLGLHPAFDTVDPARVRSWGCGGAPLPDALAERFFARGVRVCNGMGMTETGPTAFLVDPADAPRKIGSVGKPQLLCAVRIVGPDGRDVPPGETGELWFSGPGVTPGYWNRPDATAAAFAPGGWLRSGDLARCDADGYYYIVGRLKEMFISGGENVYPAEVENVLVRHPAVLEAAVTGVPDDRWGEVGRAFLMLRPGCAPPDPGDLAAWCRERLAAYKVPKSFVFLDDFPRTAAGKVQKHRLHDAGGKS
- a CDS encoding MaoC family dehydratase, with product MTALTASAVLDRTLTQAEFDRFARLSGDDNPIHVDPDFAARTRFGRTVAHGVLLCSILRGLADRIAPGARQLSQAVRFPAPTYAGEPMRFEAWQDPAGPAGAGIPVNLRVSRIADGTVTCDGTCILDPDGRAGAPPPPDTLAPATATAAEMTRRFGAADVADWLALGGAAPSGGVPEPLIGALFSCLLGVRLPGLGTNYLKQETLFHASAPLEEALTARVAVTRVRPEKALVDLETTCRTADGTLVASGRALVYVGDVADPPRA
- a CDS encoding TetR/AcrR family transcriptional regulator, whose translation is MRSQGTARGAAQARAQGTTQGTAQGGAAPDRPAAALRGTDQDAAAGKAPRTERGKRTLQRLLDAAAQEFGERGYHEASISGITQRAGAALGSFYTYFDSKEQIFRALVGHMGRLTRRRIAEKVARAPDRLTAERLGIEAFIEFARSHKDLYRIIMEAQFVAEDAYRDYYASFAEAYRSNLAHAADAGEIRPGPAEERAWALIGMSVFLGLRYGVWSQDRSPAEIAAAAAEIISHGLAPAGGDSGPGGGTPTD
- a CDS encoding 3-keto-5-aminohexanoate cleavage protein; this encodes MSKVILTAALNGVLTDPTRFNVPVTPEQMAAAARGARDAGAAIVHIHYRRQEPGMGHFPSWDPAVAAAVVEAIRAECPDLIINSTSGHVGPDIAGPLSCLRAVRPEISAANAGTLNYLKATSDGRWAWPPMVFDNPVEKVQGYLDVIYEIGSVPEFECFDVGIVRSVELYRQTGMVRGRPQYNFVMGVASGMPADADLLPVLTRYIADGSPWQTTLIGRQEIWPVHRRSAELGGHLRTGLEDTFYLPDGARADSNARLIEALAGIAREAGREIASPAEARALLGLGKTVQAAA
- a CDS encoding alpha/beta fold hydrolase; translation: MGEIVAGDGARIAFDDSGSGRPLLLLHGWATHAGFFGPQRAGLVDGFRVIAVDLRGHGRSRRPAERPTIEQLADDLRTLLDALGLEDALAVGWSMGAMVLWRALLDGAAPRLAGMVVVDMAPRVLNGDGWTLGLPGSQSRRPTAQVLEAMAADWPALVPRVARRLFAAGLEAERADLTAWAAAQIRDNDPAAMAALWGSLTAQDFRAHLPGPTLPTLIASGALSRLYPPETADWLEAALGAGARRVAFARSGHAPHLEEPELFNRTIRDFAAGLPLRGSQRAG
- a CDS encoding TonB-dependent receptor; protein product: MLRRTLTGLLFATTAVAGLHQPAAAQTGRTAPRAGPVEEIVVTARRREESLQDVPVSVSAFTGETLDLRGVPDITGLQRTTPNMTLQVARGSNSTLIAFIRGVGQQDPLWGFEPGVGLYVDDVYVARPQGAVLDIFDIERIEVLRGPQGTLYGRNTIGGAVKYVTRRIGNESELRLKTNIGTDGQRDLIVSGGLPLVENKLSIGGAFALYTRDGYGENLFSGADHYDKDVGAGRLALELTPTETTFFRLSYDRTEDGSNAKHGHRLTPLPGGSAPVLDDVFDTRAGAGDDNSVKNDGLSLLGEWQATDTITLKSITAYRQGDTDTLIDFDSTPGPILDVPAFYKDDQFSQELQLLYQGAGWQGVFGLYYLDANASGAFDTVLGNLGLTILTAGEVKTESYAAFADVSFDLTDQLSASVGLRYTLDEKEGTVFRANYAGIRSPEFGGIAQPPALIRTDYTNDRDFDEFTPRFSLTWQPTADLTAYASYSRGFKSGGFDMRGDAVLTPNTVNGYDPETVDSYEIGLKGQYFERLTLNLAGFYSKYDGQQITTQVPATSGIASFVDNVGSSEIYGFEAEGNLSVTDALSASFVLGYTHAEFDEFLTYDITTGQFVDVSDQRVFQNTPEWNAAVILTYLHDMGERGSLTFSGSAAFRDDASMFEIPSPLLDQDAYTLFDASIVWTSDDERWRVGLHGRNLTDKEYKVGGYSFPGALYGDSITAFYGPPRTITGTVEVRF